In the Mytilus trossulus isolate FHL-02 chromosome 1, PNRI_Mtr1.1.1.hap1, whole genome shotgun sequence genome, one interval contains:
- the LOC134707330 gene encoding uncharacterized protein LOC134707330, which produces MEQNLVETFYSPKSEFLPRITSVTELIDKIMIKCPWVEVRKRKRKQTDKLEKETSTKNARVVIDTPVDSIEFDMSTLSPQPMKDNYLGMFEVNVLTLMPPPEKYLVR; this is translated from the exons ATGGAGCAAAATTTGGTAGAAACCTTCTACTCTCCCAAATCTGAGTTCCTTCCTAGAATAACATCTGTCACAGAATTGATTgataaaataatgattaaatgTCCATGGGTAGAGGTGCGGAAAAGGAAACGGAAACAAACAGATAAACTGGAGAAAGAAACCAGTACAAAGAATGCCAGAGTGGTGATAGACACACCAGTGGATTCCATTGAGTTTGATATGAGCACTCTATCTCCTCAACCAATGAAGGATAACTACTTAG GAATGTTTGAGGTTAATGTTCTCACACTGATGCCTCCACCAG